One segment of Triticum aestivum cultivar Chinese Spring chromosome 2A, IWGSC CS RefSeq v2.1, whole genome shotgun sequence DNA contains the following:
- the LOC123187657 gene encoding zinc finger A20 and AN1 domain-containing stress-associated protein 9-like, with amino-acid sequence MAHEQESSTEAAAGGGPPLCANGCGFYGSEVTKGMCSKCYRNHLKSTDVAAPAVEGKINADDLILAFKKSVSLKDSTAEAAPAAEATAKKAAPTRCMACKKKVGLLGFACRCGGTFCSLHRYVDGHACGFDYKKVGREQIAQQNPLVAPSKLHNKI; translated from the coding sequence ATGGCGCACGAGCAGGAGTCTTCGACGGAGGCCGCCGCCGGTGGTGGCCCGCCGCTATGCGCGAACGGCTGTGGGTTCTACGGGAGCGAGGTGACCAAGGGCATGTGCTCAAAGTGCTACCGCAACCACCTCAAGTCCACAGATGTGGCTGCCCCCGCCGTCGAGGGGAAGATCAATGCCGACGATCTCATCCTCGCCTTCAAGAAGTCGGTTAGCCTGAAGGACTCTACCGCTGaggcggcaccggcggcggaggCGACAGCGAAGAAGGCGGCGCCAACCAGGTGCATGGCGTGCAAGAAGAAGGTGGGGCTGCTGGGCTTCGCGTGCCGCTGCGGTGGTACCTTCTGCTCGCTGCACCGCTACGTGGACGGGCACGCGTGCGGCTTCGACTACAAGAAGGTCGGCCGGGAGCAGATCGCGCAGCAGAACCCTCTCGTCGCGCCGTCCAAGCTCCACAACAAGATATGA
- the LOC123187658 gene encoding uncharacterized protein — translation MVLMGRLQKASHQDVPLVSFVNSADYVSEPFVPNNFAEDGSYPKSPELSSDEGGLDMQSSFDVLSESKSKMLEDEIIICFQEECGEAESRDEKMVNLMKGIKIICGRNLLRVFLACESCDPPCSCPATYNSDGGWSWTYKWHVVSSQNF, via the exons ATG GTTTTAATGGGTAGGCTACAGAAAGCCTCTCATCAGGATGTTCCATTAGTATCATTTGTCAATAGTGCAGATTATGTGAGTGAACCTTTTGTGCCTAATAATTTTGCAGAAGATGGTTCTTATCCTAAGTctccg GAACTATCTAGTGATGAAGGAGGGCTCGACATGCAAAGTTCTTTTGACGTTCTATCTGAATCAA AAAGTAAAATGCTTGAAGATGAAATTATCATCTGCTTCCAGGAGGAATGTG GTGAAGCAGAGTCAAGGGATGAAAAaatggtgaacctgatgaaggggATCAAGATTATTTGCGGTAGGAATTTGTTAAGAGTGTTCCTGGCCTGTGAATCCTGTGATCCTCCTTGCTCCTGTCCAG CTACATACAATTCGGACGGGGGTTGGTCTTGGACATACAAGTGGCATGTTGTTAGTAGTCAGAATTTTTGA